A DNA window from Impatiens glandulifera chromosome 7, dImpGla2.1, whole genome shotgun sequence contains the following coding sequences:
- the LOC124910009 gene encoding transcription factor EMB1444-like: MNTENGDSSVQGLLKSLCQNNGWSYAVLWCFDHRNSSMLTMRDAYNEEQMSILIDNMLLQVHILGTGIVGQTVSSMKNRWMFSDDDDCIEQNSIFINNQDVLQIQNDRDDIHCQFSCGIKTIALIPLEMQGVVQFGSTQKIYETQEFVSQTKQILMANETTNIAAGAGFNVLEKTLSNNSSSNSDIFDEVFTSLISSTKEDFSDFFSFGSDLQLPGSFHPETDPFLHSVSSSNLFDLLPSSAVPFINQEHSEQMTSFYSVPNEGFSNKSIDLFDGLMPLNNENCLDFGDNLGFLSNESMNSIFRETEQDLVSSSVISNYIPNRTVNCISPPKKSKEEPLRNIKKRAKPGTRPKPKDRVQIRERIAELRKLVPNSAKTSIDSLLAQTVKHVLFLEGITKHAETMKRANEQKDRQSMTEPICVKDLNSPGQMMIEIHFEETDCFADIVEIINGFDLTILKGNMQTKGNKLRACFVVEAEANRHITKQHIYVSLLRFLDQKASSNMNVADDRFSYNWHQTVGSYHFNLAEALF, translated from the exons AATGCTGACGATGAGAGATGCATATAATGAAGAACAAATGAGTATCCTCATCGATAACATGCTACTGCAAGTTCATATTCTTGGAACTGG AATCGTGGGTCAAACTGTTTCATCAATGAAAAACAGATGGATGTTCTCAGATGATGATGATTGTATTgaacaaaattcaatttttatcaaCAATCAGGATGTTCTTCAG ATCCAGAATGATAGAGATGATATTCATTGCCAATTTTCCTGTGGAATAAAG ACAATTGCTTTGATCCCTTTGGAAATGCAAGGAGTGGTGCAATTCGGGTCTACCCAGAAG ATTTACGAGACACAAGAGTTTGTTTCCCAGACAAAGCAAATTCTTATGGCTAATGAAACAACAAACATTGCTGCTGGTGCTGGATTTAATGTTTTGGAAAAGACACTATCTAATAATTCATCTTCAAACAGTGATATCTTTGATGAAGTATTTACTTCATTAATCTCATCTACAAAAGAAGATTTCTCTGATTTCTTTTCTTTCGGATCAGATCTTCAATTACCCGGTTCATTTCATCCTGAAACCGACCCTTTTCTTCATTCTGTATCTTCCTCCAATCTGTTTGATCTTCTTCCTTCATCTGCTGTTCCATTCATCAATCAAGAACATTCTGAACAAATGACTTCATTTTATTCTGTTCCGAATGAGGgattttcaaacaaatcaatTGACTTGTTTGATGGACTGATGCCATTGAACAATGAGAATTGCCTGGATTTTGGTGATAACTTGGGATTCTTATCAAATGAAAGCATGAACTCAATATTCAGGGAAACAGAACAGGACTTAGTTTCTTCTTCTGTCATCTCTAATTATATTCCCAACAGAACTGTAAATTGCATTTCGCCTCCCAAGAAGTCCAAAGAAGAACCCTTAAGAAATATTAAGAAAAGGGCCAAACCAGGAACTCGACCAAAGCCTAAGGACAGAGTCCAAATTCGCGAACGGATTGCAGAGTTAAGAAAACTAGTTCCAAATAGTGCAAAG ACGAGCATTGATTCTTTGTTGGCTCAAACCGTCAAACACGTGCTGTTCTTAGAAGGTATAACAAAGCATGCAGAAACCATGAAACGAGCCAATGAGCAAAAG GACAGGCAGTCGATGACTGAGCCTATTTGTGTAAAAGACCTTAATTCCCCTGGACAGATGATGATAGAG ATACATTTCGAAGAAACTGATTGCTTTGCTGACATAGTAGAGATCATTAACGGTTTTGACTTGACGATTTTGAAAGGAAATATGCAAACAAAAGGAAATAAATTACGGGCATGCTTTGTTGTTGAGGCCGAG GCAAACAGACACATTACGAAACAACATATATATGTGTCCCTTCTTCGGTTCCTCGATCAGAAAGCTTCAAGTAATATGAATGTAGCGGATGATCGGTTTTCTTACAATTGGCATCAAACGGTCGGATCATATCATTTCAACTTGGCCGAGGCTCTTTTCTGA
- the LOC124910008 gene encoding uncharacterized protein LOC124910008 yields the protein MASIDPRAGAEIVYGSSDCYKQSVELLEELGFPKGVMPLKDLEECGRVQETGFVWMRQKGPYEHFFEGTNTKVSYATEVTAYVEKGRMKKMTGVKSKQLMIWVPIVDMIIDDSGKKINFKTPVGIGKTFPSSAFMTEEEKETKYLEY from the coding sequence ATGGCCTCAATTGATCCTCGTGCAGGGGCGGAAATAGTATATGGATCATCAGATTGTTACAAACAATCGGTGGAGTTACTCGAGGAATTGGGATTTCCAAAAGGAGTAATGCCATTGAAAGATCTTGAAGAGTGTGGACGTGTTCAAGAGACGGGGTTCGTCTGGATGAGGCAGAAAGGTCCATACGAGCATTTTTTCGAAGGAACGAATACAAAGGTGAGTTATGCAACCGAAGTAACGGCTTATGTGGAAAAAGGAAGGATGAAGAAAATGACGGGGGTTAAGAGTAAACAACTTATGATTTGGGTACCTATTGTTGATATGATTATCGATGATTCCGGtaagaaaatcaattttaaaactcCGGTGGGGATAGGAAAAACTTTTCCTTCATCGGCTTTTATGactgaagaagagaaggagacgAAGTATTTGGAGTACTAA